In Oncorhynchus tshawytscha isolate Ot180627B linkage group LG08, Otsh_v2.0, whole genome shotgun sequence, the genomic window GCTCAAACCAAAACTCTCTTTGTTGTTGAAAAGTGCCTTACCTGAAAAGCTTATAAAGATAACAAAAAACAGGATGTTAAGAAAATAAAGTGGAAGGTCTTAATGTGTCTTGTAGGGATTATGGACACAGAGAAGGGAGAGTACTATGCTTGCATTTgtaaatacagtatactgtattccAAGGTTCaggagagagtggggtaagttgaagCATTTATTAAATTCAGCAACactccgtcaagggaaatatagtattatttctaacaaagatatctacatatatttcaggatgttgtgtatccctggaaataaccTGAATTCATGTAACCAGTACAGTTAAAGAtttgtgcaaagctttcatcaaggcaaaggttggctaatttgaagaatctcaaatatatgttagtttaacacttttttggttactacatgattccatatgtgctatttcataattgggatgtcttcacttttattatacaatgtagaaatagtacaaataaagaaaaacccttgaatgagtagttgtgtccaaacctttgactggtactgtatacatattttttaacaataacaatacaaaacaaaactTACATATACAAATggcaacatcacacctgctcaccCCGCCATCTCCAGCATCACTCTCCACCATATtgcctcaaactgcaccattttgtatCTTTCCGTAGCCCACACACACTTTCATTTGGAAAGCTCCCCTTTGGCACCAAATTACTTTTACTGAAAGACTGGTTTATGCAAAACATCCCATGGAACTAGTGAATGCTTATTTGTATTTTAGAGTTATTTTTAAGAGAGATGAGATATTTTCtagacaaatacatttacttTAAAGACACATAGTGTCATTGTATTCTATTAGATTGCATCCAGTAAATTTTTATTCTATTGTTTTTATGTTTTAGTAATTCTTGGCTATATTTTGACAAAAAGCAGTATCATGCTGTGAAACAAATTGGCATTGATAAGCAAAGAGGAATATTGGTCATTAGAGCAATTTCAATACATAATTATCAGCATCCATGTTACAAATACCATGTACTGTAGCTACAGCATCAATCAAATGCTCATAATAACAGTCACTACTGGACTTCCTGTAGTTGGAGGCAATCTCAACCTACTCCCATCTTCACATGGTGAACGAGGAGCCATTCTCATTGTTGGATCCGTCAGTGGACTTGCGAGCTGGGATATAGAGTTCAGAGGTCATGCGTGAGGAGCGACCCGAGGGGTAGATGTACTTCCTGCCCAGGCACCACAGATCCACCAGGATCTTCCTGAAGTGGTTCCTGAACTTGACCCCGACGAAGGCGTACAGGATGGGGTTGAGGCAGCAGTGGAGGTAGGCCACGCTcctggtggtggtgagggtggtgaGGATGACCTtctcctcctcacactccctcTGCTGGAACAGAGCCACTGTGTGGTAGAGCAGGGCCATGTTGTAGGGCAAGTGGCACACGATAAAGACCACAACCACAGCTAGGACCACACGCACTGCCTTAAGTGAGAGAAGAAACAACAAGAAACTTATTTGACCCTATAAGAAACATTGACTGTATTCTTATAATTaaacattctaattctatgaCTGGAACTTTGGTGGATACTGGAACCTTGTGTCTCTGGGTGCTGTGGGCCCTCAGGAGGGTCCAGATGATGCTGGCATAACAGAGGACCATGACCAGGATGGGCAGGAAGAACCCTATGGTCATCTGCAGACTGGGTACCAGCACCTTTATCAGCCGGGCTGTCTTGTTACTTTCAAACTGAGCCTGGCACACGGCTATAGTCTCTCCCAACCGGTTGGTCTCCTCAACCCGCCCGTTGTAGATGACTGTGGGGATAGACAGGGCTATGGCCAGAGCCCAGATGGCTGTGCAGATGAGGCGGCTGTAGATCAGGGTCCGGGAGCGGAGGCCGAAGGAGCGCCTGGCCTGGACGATGGAGATGTAGCGGTCTCCACTGATGCAGGCCAGCAGGAGCATGCCACTGTACAGGTTGATGCTGTAGGCTCCTCGTAGGGCCTTAGAGAATGAACAACATATTCTTATAATTCCATGCAATGTTGACATCTGTCTCTGACTTCACTGTAACATGAACGACACTGAACCATCAGGAGCTTTATTAGGAACTGCACCAAGCCCGTACCTTGCAGACCACTGAGCCCATGCTCCAGTCATGCTTCTCATTGTAGATGATGAGTGGCAGGGTCACGATGAACAGCAGATCTGCCACAGCCACGTTCAGAAGGTACACGTCTGTCATGGTCTTGGCTTTCTTGTAGAAGGCATATGTGACAATCACCAACGCATTGCCACAGAGACCGAATGCACAGATGAAGGAATGGACGTAGGTCTGTATGACTATCTCCATATCACGGTTGAGATTCAGGTTACAGATATATTCTGTTCCACTTTCATCAGGATAACCTTCAGTGTAGTCTTTTGGGTCATAATAATCATATTCATCTGTTTGCATCGCATTATGCACCTCCATGTTTATCACCTGtggagaaaaaatatatttctgcAGAAAATAGTAGACCTTCTATCATGATTTAGTTATTGAATGTCATGATGTACAGTCAAGTCCATGACAAAAAAGAGAATATATAAACATCACAGTAACTGTGAACTATTGTCTGTAGCTTCAATGTGACATGTCCTATTTTACACATACAGCAGTGAAAGTGTTCAACTGCGGAGTGCAAACCCTATTTACTGAGAAACCAACATGTCTGAGAGCTTGAGAACATCCGTTGGTTGTGAATGACCCCATTTTCTGTTGTAACCGAGAATACATCAAGGCACGTGTAGGTGTTTAACAACTGCATTTGTCTGATCTAAAGCACTGATCAAATCCTTATCAGACCCAAGGCTAGAGATACTAAGACACATTGTACACAGCATCTCAGATCTGTTCCCACATCAACACTGATGTGCCtaaaacaggtcaacatgatGCCAGTGAAGCCTGCTTGCAAGCACATCGAGAATCAGCTCCCACACGGTATTATCATGACTCTCATGAAATCTGTTTGATAAGAATGATAAACATGACCGAAAAGACAAATTGTGTAAAGCATTTGGTAACTGCACTATATTACCCAAGTACTGTAGCTATTTATTATGGATAATAGCTGTAGAGATGTACAGTGACATACTGTATGAGGAACAATCTGACTACGGTGAGATATTGTCATGCTACCACTCACATGTTACACACGTGCTGTTAAAAGACACTTCCGTCtttcacaataaatgttcctgTTCATGTTCCTGTTCCTATTTAGCTTCCTAACCACACTCTGTATCGCACCGACAGCCATTTAAACGCAATTAATTGCAAGATTCTCTGTGCTCAGTGTCACAATAGTGCTGATCCACAGTGTGAAGACATTAATCTCTCAATCATCTAAGAACGGTTACGAATGAATGTGCTCATAGTGCTCGAGGATTTGCTCGTGCCTTTGAATGTGATGTGATTCATTGCGGATCCTCTTCAAATAATACATGGGCCTTATACAGTATAGAGCTTTTCAAGGACCCAAAATTGCTTTACAACCATAGAAACAAAACAATAATCTGAGCTCtaaaccagaggtgggaccaagtcactatTATTCGAGTCACAAGCAAATCACAAGgtccaagtctcaagtcaagtccAAAGTAGAACAGGTCAAGTCCAAGTCGTGCACATTTTTTCAAGTCCAGTCTCATTTTCTTTTTAAATACATATTTGTGCAATTATTTGTTCAACTACAAATCTTTGTCTATTTATTGAGGCTACCAGACagcccttttcattattttgtctacaaCACCTTTGGATTATGTAATTGTAAAATATAGACCTTGTAGCAGTGGTAGGGGCCTGTAATCAGCAGAAGGCAGGGCAGGTTGAAGTGCTCAGTGTAGATTTATTTCCAGGTCTTGGTGATTGTCACGGCTGTTGGAGAGGACCAAAGTGtggcgtggtacgtgttcatactCTTATTAATGGAACTGAACACCgattaacaaaacaacaaagagtaTGAACTAAACTGAACCAGTTGTGTCTgatgcagacacaaaacagaaaacaactacccacaaacaccaggggggaacaggctacctaagtatggttctcaatcagagacaacgaaggacagctgcctctgattgggaaccataccaggccaaacacatagaaaacatagaaaaacaacatagaatgcccacccccaCTCCAGccccgaccaaaccaaaatagagacataaaaaggaactaaggtcagggcgtgacagtgatcCAATGGGGAAAGTGTCATATTGTACAAAATATACAAGTAGATTTAGCAAATATTCACGGATATACACGGGCAATAGCCCAAAATAAATAACCTCTGTGTCAGGGTTAACCTGTCCTATCTGAACAGACACAGATAGAGGGCAAGACCGCACAGCCTCCCCTTGAGACCCGCACAGCCTCTGTCTAACAGAAGCTCAAacaggtagcctacacacactgagtgttcaaaacattacgaacaccatcctaatatttagttgcacccccttttccccttagaacagcctcaatttgtcagggcatggactctacagtaCAAgctgtcaaaagcgttccacagggatgctgacccatgttgattccaatgcatccaacagttgtgtcaggttggatggatgtccattgggtggtggaccattcttgatacacacggggaactgttgaacgtgaaaaacccagcagcgttgcagttcttgacacactcaaactggtgcgcctggcacctactaccatacccagttcaaaggcacttaaatcttttgtctttttatttataattttttttttttcagggaGTGGCTCAGCATTAACATTGGGGAtagttccatcaatgtaattgtctgcatcatttccaatccccaatatatttttggggtaaatatatcaatatacatacatacagtacatacacatacccatatatatatatatatataaacattcatacacatatatatacatacatacacatacacactttttTAAGAATTCACCTTTACTATTCCTAGCAAAGCCTACTACCCCTCCCCCAATTGGTCTAAACTagtaaacaataacacttaggcttctaccttcagtttatacatactatacacattttacagacacaatctattttacaatgtatatattttgtttgtttttagtccgtcctctatttctgatgtccatccagtttgatttctatttgtaactgtgctatttcacaacatttctgaacctatatacattttacagaccccgtatgttttacattgtttatcttattattattagtcccacccttcagctccattcaacccctcccatctatctctcaacaccatccattttggatttctattttcaatatattttttgactgtgcttcacaaaagtactgtacctttctattctcatagcttctacagattgtaaattaaagatacatttttttgctaaattaattattatattattgatcgattgactatgacttttcaaatcacccagtattgctatctgcagcgttagttctaggtaaatgttgcaattattCAGTCATTCCTGGAGCTGTGACCAAAAAACGAGCTacgtatggacagtaccaaaataaatgatctaatgactgtACCtcctcgcagcaaaatctgcagacctgggaagattgtatcccccatatatatataacattatattggttTGCCCAATCCAGCGTTGttttgcgtgtcaattcataaaccatgtgccatggaatcggtacgtcgaaaatctcttcccaactatttagcaatttatatggcacagctgtcaattttttggtccttaaatgaaattggtatatatttttatttatcacaattttctttagccatttttggtctttaatgcagggccgacagacaagttccttactttttccccttccacttggtaatgctgcaattagtcgGTTGCAATTTTGGGTAGAGCAAACATTTcgatatgtctgtgttagctgacataactccaccagtcctatttatgatatcatttacagaaattatacttttttttttagatgatagaaaaaaaatgttttatggagAAGtatatttgttgttttatttgttaTGTCTTTTCAGGtgtattaaactgaaattgcaaccaactttctaaggcttgtttaaaaaaattataataatggaaagtgagcagttgtaatctgaataaagggaaaaaggccattcttgaacatggggtgagatatTCTTactaatttactagagaaccatttTGGATGCAAGTATAACTTTtatatgactgatgcctttactGAGAGGTcgaatgctttaatatttaatattttctGCTATCTGAATTCatgttcattatataaataggccattttaattttgtctggcttgccatttcaaataaaattgaatatgttttgttcatataatttaaaaagcaggtcactaggtgtaggcaaaaccttAATCAAATAGGttaactgtgatatgactaaaaagttaatcagggtgatttttccacagacaggtattttcctttccatggtagcaagatcttatatATTTGttctaactttctattaaaatgtattggagtgagatcatttctttcttctGGGATATGTAtgtaaatcttttgtcttgatgGTTCACCACCCTCTGGCacagatacacaatccatgtctcaattgtctgcctcaaagcttaaaaatccttctttaacctgtctcctccccttcatctacacagacTGAAGTGGATCATacagtagctttcacctggattcccctggtcagtctatgtaatggaaagtcagctaacgttagccaccaaGCTAGAATTCATGACATgtcatacattttgcaaatttgtaacatattgcaCGTTTAGCAAATTTTGGGAACAtgtaatacgaattgtaatttgtaacatatcatacaaaatgggtaATGTAAGTCCACAAATGAATGTATACCATACAAAACGCAACATATAATGCTAAATGGGGTGTcccggatttacgtacagaataatatgaaatgctctgagaccaggttgcaggcTCAAGGAAGGGAACGCCTGTAGTGTGTCAGTGTATGAGTCAGCGAACAGgtgttgtgcatgtgtgtgtgagaaataacactattttggttCGTCAAAGGTTTTACAAGCCTCATTCATTACTAGACATTATTTCCGGATGTAACTAAGAACCAGTTTATTTCAAATACTCTTCATAAGTTATCAGTACATACCTGTAGACAAGCCCTTGAGAGGACAGGTTGCTGGGATACAAAACAGTTGATGAAAAATGTTCTGGTCAGGTTAAGCCCAAAATTTAGCCTTCTAAATCAAATCAGGCAAAGCCTGGTCAATCTTGTAGCTAGGATGCCCAGATATATTAACTTGATTTGAGAGTACTCCTGTTAGGCTATTGTCTCGGATATCCCAGACATTGGAGCAATGTATGCTAGCGTTGGTATATTACCTGATGCAACGGTCTGTGTACAGAGACTAGTTTGGCTACCTTATGATCTCTGCAGACAGAAGTTACTGTGTGTGGGGGTCAGGATCGAGAGATTCAGTGTGGTTGGCTGTGTCTCTCCTGGG contains:
- the LOC112256539 gene encoding C-C chemokine receptor type 6-like, whose product is MEVHNAMQTDEYDYYDPKDYTEGYPDESGTEYICNLNLNRDMEIVIQTYVHSFICAFGLCGNALVIVTYAFYKKAKTMTDVYLLNVAVADLLFIVTLPLIIYNEKHDWSMGSVVCKALRGAYSINLYSGMLLLACISGDRYISIVQARRSFGLRSRTLIYSRLICTAIWALAIALSIPTVIYNGRVEETNRLGETIAVCQAQFESNKTARLIKVLVPSLQMTIGFFLPILVMVLCYASIIWTLLRAHSTQRHKAVRVVLAVVVVFIVCHLPYNMALLYHTVALFQQRECEEEKVILTTLTTTRSVAYLHCCLNPILYAFVGVKFRNHFRKILVDLWCLGRKYIYPSGRSSRMTSELYIPARKSTDGSNNENGSSFTM